The Cottoperca gobio chromosome 22, fCotGob3.1, whole genome shotgun sequence genome contains a region encoding:
- the akt1 gene encoding RAC-alpha serine/threonine-protein kinase, giving the protein MTNVVIVKEGWLHKRGEYIKTWRPRYFLLKSDGTFIGYKERPQDVDQLETPLNNFSVAQCQLMKTERPKPNTFIIRCLQWTTVIERTFHVETPEEREEWTKAIQAVAEGLQKQEEEMIDSSPDPMDMEVYLTKPRQKVTMHDFEYLKLLGKGTFGKVILVKEKATGRYYAMKILKKEVIVAKDEVAHTLTENRVLQNSKHPFLTGLKYSFQTHDRLCFVMEYANGGELFFHLSRDRVFSEERARFYGAEIVSALDYLHAERNVVYRDLKLENLMLDKDGHIKITDFGLCKEGIKDGATMKTFCGTPEYLAPEVLEDNDYGRAVDLKLVERLMDLSSDVTVSAGEASESFARLSFPEEEEEC; this is encoded by the exons ATGACCAATGTGGTGATTGTCAAGGAGGGGTGGCTGCATAAAAGAG GAGAATACATCAAGACCTGGAGGCCGAGGTATTTTCTCCTGAAGAGTGATGGTACATTCATTGGCTACAAAGAGCGACCGCAAGATGTTGACCAGCTGGAAACCCCCTTAAATAACTTCTCTGTCGCAC AGTGCCAGCTGATGAAGACGGAACGGCCCAAGCCCAACACATTTATCATCCGCTGCCTGCAGTGGACCACTGTCATCGAGCGCACCTTCCACGTGGAGACCCCCGAGGAGAG GGAAGAATGGACTAAAGCCATCCAAGCAGTGGCTGAAGGCCTGCAGAaacaagaggaggagatgatAGACTCCTCTCCGGACCCCATGGACATGGAGGTCTACCTGACCAAACCCAGACAGAAAGTG ACTATGCACGACTTTGAATACCTCAAACTCCTGGGAAAAGGCACTTTTGGCAAAGTTATCCTGGTAAAGGAGAAGGCCACAGGACGCTACTACGCCATGAAGATCCTAAAGAAGGAGGTGATCGTAGCAAAA GATGAAGTGgcgcacacactgacagagaaCAGAGTCCTCCAGAATTCAAAGCATCCGTTCTTGACA GGACTGAAATACTCCTTCCAGACACATGACCGCTTGTGCTTTGTCATGGAGTATGCAAACGGCGGTGAG CTTTTCTTCCATTTGTCAAGGGATCGTGTATTCTCAGAGGAGCGGGCACGGTTCTACGGTGCAGAGATCGTGTCAGCGCTGGACTACCTGCATGCTGAAAGAAACGTGGTCTATCGAGATCTAAAG CTGGAAAACCTTATGCTGGACAAAGACGGACACATAAAGATCACAGATTTTGGCCTGTGTAAGGAGGGGATCAAAGATGGCGCCACCATGAAAACGTTCTGTGGGACGCCAGAGTACCTAGCACCCGAG GTGCTGGAAGATAACGACTACGGCCGTGCTGTGGAC CTCAAACTCGTAGAGCGTTTGATGGACTTGTCAAGCGACGTCACCGTGTCGGCAGGAGAGGCGTCGGAGAGTTTCGCCCGGTTGTCATtcccagaggaagaagagg AATGCTAA